The following coding sequences are from one Frigoribacterium sp. Leaf415 window:
- a CDS encoding SIR2 family protein — MASLLTDFSTAILARRAAVFIGAGLSKPAGLPGWNELIEDAAVLASVPSELSDAPLAAEYISGEIGETVLNRELLKKLVKPATPTELHRLLAELPLFDYWTTNYDNLLERAMTDTDQLYSRIVADAALETQVQVGSSKQLFKMHGSLNSAGNDWESPPVLTRSHFETYEADHPRFWAQLRAQFLTRSFLFLGLSFEDPNLNVLLRLARSLDRATPRAMHWAIMKQEGDPTKLKLQALRIADLRRAGIEVHLIDDYDAQDAILADIQTRTRNPNVFVAGSHLDADALSVAEQIATQLADDQQVALLSFGGEAAFAFSHAFKEALEPAEYRPERVRHYYRQGSEITLEERIGTAIFTDMELTEMRDYVIPKSRAMVVLGGGARTLEEAELARSQNVAVIPVASTGGAAHELWTAHRDNPGALNLPVESTSRRWRRLVVPGTQSVQAALQILRASMFE; from the coding sequence ATGGCGTCACTACTCACTGACTTCTCCACTGCGATCTTGGCTCGCCGAGCTGCAGTGTTCATTGGCGCGGGCCTGTCAAAGCCGGCGGGGCTCCCGGGATGGAACGAGCTCATAGAAGATGCCGCAGTCCTCGCCTCCGTTCCCTCAGAACTAAGCGACGCTCCGCTAGCCGCCGAATACATCTCAGGCGAGATCGGCGAGACAGTCCTGAATCGAGAATTGCTGAAGAAGCTCGTCAAGCCGGCAACTCCCACCGAGCTTCATCGTTTGCTGGCCGAGTTGCCACTGTTCGACTATTGGACCACGAACTACGACAATCTGCTTGAGCGAGCCATGACGGATACCGATCAGCTTTATTCACGCATCGTTGCCGACGCCGCCCTCGAGACACAAGTGCAGGTCGGGAGCTCGAAGCAGCTCTTCAAGATGCACGGTTCGTTGAACAGCGCGGGCAATGACTGGGAGAGCCCTCCGGTCCTCACGCGATCTCACTTCGAAACGTACGAAGCAGACCATCCTCGTTTCTGGGCCCAACTCCGCGCCCAATTCCTCACAAGGTCTTTCCTCTTTCTGGGTCTGAGCTTCGAGGACCCAAACTTGAACGTTCTCCTGCGCCTGGCACGATCTCTGGACCGGGCGACACCGCGCGCTATGCACTGGGCCATCATGAAACAGGAAGGCGATCCGACGAAGCTGAAGCTCCAGGCACTCCGCATAGCCGATCTCCGAAGGGCAGGAATCGAGGTGCATCTCATCGACGACTACGACGCTCAAGACGCCATCCTGGCGGACATACAAACGCGAACCCGCAACCCAAACGTATTCGTGGCAGGAAGCCACTTGGATGCCGATGCTCTCTCCGTCGCCGAACAGATCGCCACACAGCTAGCAGACGATCAGCAAGTGGCACTCCTGTCGTTCGGTGGTGAAGCCGCGTTCGCGTTCTCCCACGCATTCAAAGAGGCGCTCGAGCCGGCTGAATATAGGCCAGAGCGGGTGCGGCACTACTACCGCCAAGGCAGTGAGATCACCCTGGAAGAGCGCATCGGTACGGCCATTTTCACCGACATGGAACTGACGGAGATGCGCGACTACGTCATCCCGAAGTCGCGCGCCATGGTCGTTCTGGGCGGAGGCGCCCGGACCCTGGAAGAGGCAGAACTAGCGCGGTCTCAAAACGTCGCTGTCATACCAGTGGCATCAACCGGCGGTGCGGCTCACGAGCTCTGGACTGCTCACCGAGACAATCCCGGAGCCTTGAACCTGCCCGTAGAGAGCACCAGTCGACGTTGGCGCCGCCTCGTGGTGCCAGGTACGCAATCAGTTCAGGCTGCTCTGCAGATACTTCGGGCATCAATGTTCGAATGA
- a CDS encoding primase 1D-like protein produces MSQISKPMLDLVDRIALALPRGTRMQFATVERAPRLQNRVDAGSDNQLLIESARKQRLEHGSPFWQALFHAGGAQDDGVPDEIIQAALYHQSPSADDELTLTAGIDSPSTLLRLAASVDEDDVLMLTSRVLKPDGLEAHIPLLDFSIKSRLQGARISALRAARALNVPGELTSTGRSYHYFGLALVSEREWRQYMARALLLAPITDERWIAHQLLAGYASLRISESDKGESPVPLGTI; encoded by the coding sequence ATGTCCCAGATCAGCAAGCCCATGCTCGATCTTGTCGATCGAATCGCGCTCGCGCTTCCACGCGGCACACGCATGCAATTTGCCACCGTGGAACGCGCACCTCGACTTCAGAATCGAGTCGACGCCGGAAGTGACAACCAACTACTAATCGAGTCGGCCAGAAAGCAGCGGCTGGAACATGGGTCGCCGTTTTGGCAAGCACTATTCCACGCCGGCGGAGCGCAGGACGACGGAGTACCCGACGAGATTATCCAGGCTGCCCTGTACCACCAGAGCCCGTCGGCCGATGATGAGCTGACTCTCACCGCAGGGATTGACTCGCCGTCCACTCTCTTGCGACTTGCCGCGTCGGTGGATGAGGATGACGTCCTGATGCTCACGTCGAGGGTCCTGAAGCCTGACGGCCTCGAGGCCCACATCCCACTTTTGGATTTCTCTATCAAGTCGCGACTCCAGGGGGCAAGGATCTCAGCCCTTCGAGCAGCTAGGGCACTCAACGTCCCTGGTGAGCTGACCTCAACGGGACGTTCCTACCACTACTTCGGCCTGGCACTCGTGAGCGAACGCGAATGGCGTCAGTACATGGCGAGGGCTCTTCTCCTCGCACCAATTACGGATGAGCGGTGGATAGCCCACCAGCTACTCGCCGGCTATGCGAGCTTGAGAATCTCAGAAAGCGACAAGGGTGAATCGCCGGTCCCTCTCGGCACCATTTGA
- a CDS encoding N-6 DNA methylase: MRLIETQDEWAGRLARAAGAEHANEAELRHRLYAVLAPYCLEVVGLAESQLRHEGTSSSGRFDMLLGSTLIEFKSPGELNTLTKRRQHASQALRYLEDEAIGASVVLLTDGRTWGILRDPSTNGGIPTLDVDLFPATDDELFQWRPNSDATARRVLDLLDTVVFTQVTPASLMNHLGPSTAHGRALLAALATAVGERTADGRTDILFRQWLLLAGVSYGIGSDAASWPKSRGDMLGPLAAFIPDVGYAQTIFTLHTYVALCSKLIAGEALALTRGRPEQRPSQWPTLQRQAFLNIFDRLESGSLAEEMGAPRMMGGDLFGWYADAAHDGAEISSALRGLVAAFSELAWARLALATLVSSDLLRGFYTGVVPRGLRKGLGEFFTPEWIADRVVDKALTLSNKDASDVRFLDPTCGSGTFLVAAMRRAITSGSLKGLEPQDLARVAISSVTGFDVNPVSPLMARVNLLLTLGDLADQLPELQFNVFQADSILIPEEPSGQVRLDQSNAELTVPLVIGDISLPRSLATLPAVSGLARIADHSIQRGRSEHLFSERLRAEFPSMGVEPGDVAGALEAAVSIYRVLSRLHQEGRDGVWAHVIEQSFAPRVMMPVDVVVGNPPWISWKNLPLQWRDRSKSTWSQWGLWQSKTRGGGIPMSDISSLLLARCVASYCPDGLVALLLPEGVLVNEPGGRAIRRCSLGRVGGQAIQFSPVHIDDFSTLNPFPDAATRPIALYVETGKAPVFPVGGTKWNRATSRVTLPTDMSFQAARRRLVSEETAFTPVDAHDPASRWRPALPAGQFEAAGATRGPRYTWGQGFHSRGADGIFFCEVISEMPFAGGLVRIRTRPDLGRNTKHIDSVEALVEANYLWPLVRGANVQPFRVDASNLYALIPHDPSNPSKVLSVSQALSEAPRMYDYFEPHLEFLEKRSAYDMKLDKEFPWGIQGIAWRHMSRSRILVLSRYMEPNSMPPASVYQPEDDSRLGLKTTCYPNNKVNFLACDSLEEADYIAAFMNSGPARQSIARRVSSTTIAPNTLNSLALPKYDVSVRSHRDLRDLGEECRLAPHAWLTLTSELDAKVISLIETDRQAPQPS; this comes from the coding sequence CGAGGCGATTGGAGCGAGCGTCGTTCTCCTGACGGACGGACGAACTTGGGGCATCTTGCGAGACCCTTCGACCAACGGCGGTATACCCACCCTCGACGTTGATCTGTTTCCGGCGACAGACGATGAGTTATTCCAATGGCGGCCGAACTCGGACGCAACCGCCCGCCGTGTCCTGGACCTTCTGGACACCGTGGTCTTTACTCAGGTAACGCCAGCTTCGCTCATGAATCATCTAGGCCCGTCAACGGCCCATGGACGTGCTCTCCTGGCAGCACTTGCGACCGCGGTGGGAGAGCGAACTGCTGACGGCCGCACCGATATTTTGTTTCGGCAGTGGCTCTTGCTTGCAGGAGTTTCGTATGGCATCGGTAGCGACGCTGCATCTTGGCCGAAAAGCCGCGGCGACATGCTCGGCCCCCTCGCGGCCTTCATCCCAGATGTGGGCTACGCGCAGACCATCTTCACCTTGCATACATACGTGGCCCTGTGCTCGAAATTGATAGCCGGGGAAGCTCTGGCACTTACCAGGGGGCGCCCGGAGCAGCGCCCCTCGCAGTGGCCAACCTTGCAGCGACAAGCCTTCCTCAACATTTTCGACCGCCTTGAATCAGGCTCTTTGGCCGAGGAAATGGGCGCGCCCCGCATGATGGGCGGCGACCTCTTTGGGTGGTACGCGGACGCTGCTCACGACGGCGCCGAGATTAGTTCGGCCTTGCGTGGCCTAGTGGCTGCGTTTTCCGAGCTTGCTTGGGCCCGATTGGCATTGGCAACGCTGGTGAGTTCAGACCTGTTGCGTGGGTTCTACACGGGCGTGGTTCCCCGTGGCTTGCGGAAGGGCTTGGGAGAGTTCTTCACACCGGAATGGATCGCAGATCGCGTCGTAGATAAAGCTCTAACCTTATCCAACAAGGATGCGAGCGACGTCCGTTTCCTTGATCCCACTTGCGGATCGGGCACTTTTCTTGTCGCCGCCATGCGTCGAGCAATCACGTCTGGCTCCCTCAAAGGGCTAGAACCGCAAGACTTGGCTCGTGTAGCGATCTCATCTGTAACCGGCTTCGATGTCAATCCGGTCAGTCCCCTAATGGCCCGCGTGAATCTACTTCTCACCCTGGGCGACTTGGCTGATCAGCTGCCCGAATTACAGTTCAACGTTTTTCAAGCGGACAGTATCCTCATCCCTGAGGAACCCTCGGGTCAGGTGCGTCTAGACCAATCAAATGCTGAACTCACTGTGCCTCTTGTCATCGGCGACATTTCGCTGCCACGATCTCTGGCCACGCTTCCAGCGGTCTCGGGTCTTGCTCGCATCGCCGACCACTCGATTCAGCGCGGCCGTTCGGAACATCTATTTTCCGAACGATTGCGAGCAGAATTTCCGTCGATGGGTGTTGAACCTGGCGACGTGGCCGGTGCACTTGAAGCTGCCGTGTCGATCTATCGGGTACTCAGCCGCCTCCACCAGGAAGGACGAGACGGCGTTTGGGCACATGTTATTGAACAATCTTTCGCTCCCCGAGTCATGATGCCGGTCGACGTCGTCGTTGGAAATCCACCCTGGATCTCTTGGAAAAACCTCCCGCTGCAGTGGCGAGATCGGTCCAAAAGCACCTGGTCGCAATGGGGCCTTTGGCAGTCAAAGACTCGTGGAGGCGGCATCCCTATGAGTGATATTTCGAGCTTGCTCCTCGCCCGGTGTGTGGCTTCGTACTGTCCCGACGGGCTCGTTGCGCTCCTCTTGCCCGAAGGCGTGCTGGTCAACGAGCCTGGGGGACGCGCCATCAGGCGCTGTTCTCTTGGGCGAGTCGGCGGTCAAGCCATTCAGTTCTCGCCAGTCCACATTGACGACTTCTCGACATTGAACCCCTTCCCTGACGCCGCGACGAGACCGATCGCGCTCTACGTGGAAACAGGAAAGGCACCAGTTTTCCCGGTGGGCGGAACGAAATGGAACCGCGCGACGTCGAGGGTCACGCTTCCGACAGACATGAGCTTTCAGGCGGCACGCCGACGGTTGGTGAGTGAGGAAACGGCTTTCACACCGGTTGATGCTCATGACCCAGCATCGCGCTGGCGACCTGCACTGCCTGCGGGCCAGTTTGAGGCAGCAGGCGCGACACGGGGCCCTCGTTACACCTGGGGTCAGGGTTTCCACAGCCGGGGCGCTGACGGCATATTTTTCTGCGAAGTTATCAGCGAGATGCCATTCGCGGGAGGTTTGGTTCGTATTCGCACTCGTCCTGACTTAGGACGGAATACAAAACACATTGACTCGGTAGAAGCTCTGGTGGAAGCCAACTACCTCTGGCCATTAGTCAGAGGAGCCAACGTGCAGCCGTTCCGTGTGGACGCCTCTAACCTTTACGCGTTGATCCCCCACGACCCGTCGAATCCATCCAAGGTCCTAAGTGTGTCTCAGGCCTTAAGTGAAGCACCGCGAATGTATGACTATTTCGAGCCCCACCTGGAGTTCCTGGAAAAGCGCAGCGCTTACGACATGAAGCTCGATAAAGAGTTTCCTTGGGGAATTCAGGGAATCGCGTGGCGCCATATGAGCCGGAGCCGAATTCTGGTCCTCAGTCGCTATATGGAACCGAATTCCATGCCGCCGGCATCTGTTTATCAGCCAGAGGACGATTCGCGGCTTGGCCTAAAGACGACCTGTTACCCGAATAATAAGGTGAACTTCCTCGCTTGTGATTCCCTGGAGGAGGCCGACTACATCGCGGCTTTCATGAACTCTGGTCCAGCACGGCAGTCAATCGCCCGTCGCGTCAGCTCAACGACAATTGCACCCAACACGCTGAATTCCCTAGCCTTACCAAAGTATGACGTTTCAGTTCGTTCGCACCGTGATCTTCGCGATTTGGGTGAGGAGTGCAGGTTGGCCCCGCACGCATGGCTGACATTGACCTCCGAACTCGATGCCAAGGTCATCTCTCTAATCGAGACTGATCGCCAAGCTCCGCAGCCCTCATGA